A stretch of DNA from Odontesthes bonariensis isolate fOdoBon6 chromosome 2, fOdoBon6.hap1, whole genome shotgun sequence:
TGCGGGAGAACTTCATTGAGTTTTCTGAGATGGAACAGTTCCTGAAGCTCACCTATGAGCAGATCAGTGAATTCCTCTCAGATGAATCCTTGCATCTCCCCTCAGAGATCACAGCCTTCCAGATCGCCATGAAGTGGCTGGACTTCGACGAGAAGAGGTTGAAGTACGCGGCAGATCTCCTGACTCACATCCGCTTCGGAACTATCTCTGCCCAGGACCTGGTGAATCATGTCCAGAGTGTGCCAAGAATGATGCAAGACTCTGAGTGCCACCGTCTCCTTGTAGATGCCATGAATTACCATCTGCTACCATACCAACAGAACATCCTACAGTCACGCAGAACAAAGGTTCGAGGTGGCCTCAAGGTGATTCTCACAGTTGGTGGACGTCCTGCCTTGACGGAGAAATCTCTCAGCAAAGATGTTCTCTACAGAGATGAAGATAACGTGTGGAATAAGTTGACAGAAATGCCAGCAAAAAGCTTTAATCAATGCGTGGCAGTCCTGGATGGCTTCCTGTACGTGGCAGGTGGAGAGGACCAGAATGATGCGAGGAACCAGGCGAAACATGCTGTTAGCAACTTCTGCAGGTACCTGCTAATTCATTTAAATCCAGCATCTGTCATAGGGGCTCGTGTAGGACTAGAAAATAACCAAATATCCTTCTCATGCTCTGCAGGTATGACCCCCGCTTCAACACTTGGATTCACTTGAACAACATGATCCAAAGGCGCACCCACTTCAGCCTTAACATTTTCAATGGCCTTTTGTTTGCCATTGGAGGGCGAAATGCTGACGGTGTTCAAGACTCCATGGAGTGTTACGTGCCCTCCTCCAACCAGTGGCAGATGAAAGCTCCCATGGAGGTGCCCCGCTGTTGCCACGGCAGCTCTGTTATTGATGGCAAGATTCTCGTAACAGGGGGTTACATCAATAACGCCTACTCCAGGGCAGTGTGCTCTTATGACCCGTCTACTGACACCTGGCAGGATAAGAGCAGTCTGAGCACGCCTCGAGGCTGGCACTGCGGTGCCACCATTGGAGACCGGGCCTATGTCATTGGCGGCAGCCAGCTTGGAGGGCGAGGGGAGAGGGTAGACGTCCTGGTTGCAGAATCTTATAACCCACACAACGGGCAGTGGAGCTACTGTGCGCCTCTTCACACAGGCGTGAGCACAGCTGGTATTTCCACTTTGAACAGCAAGATCTATCTCCTTGGGGGCTGGAACGAAGGCGAGAAGAAGTACAAGAAATGCATTCAGGTTTACAACCCTGACCTCAATGAATGGACTGAGGACGATGAGCTGCCAGAAGCTACAGTTGGCATTTCATGCTGCGTCGTCACCATACCCACACGGAAAACAAGAGAGTCCAGAGCCAGTTCAGCTTCATCCGCACCAGTCAGTATATGAGACGATACCAGTAATGTAGTTTACATGTCTTTAGGTCTCCGGATTGTCTGTTGTGTAATCTCCTACAAAATGTACACCAGCTTTTTTTGTAGACGAAAAATTAATCAACAAACATATAAGGATTGCAAAATGAGGTACATTTTCTTGTTAGAGGTAACTTGAAACCAAGGAGAATTGAGAAGCTGTGAAACATATGTTGAACAAATATGACTGATTGATAAGTGCATATGGCATCATAAATGCTAGATGATGTTAATAAAAGAGGCAAACAAACAGTGGCAAATAACAAATATAATCATGGTTAGACAAATTTCTTTCTGGGGCCAATTCAGCTGGATTATTTGCTGTAGCCTTTTTGCGACAGCAAACATAATGTTGtttgaaactgaaataaaatgatcaatcttaaaaaagataattaaacaaaaaatgcaaaatgaaacgATGTTCTGAACTTTTTAACAGTCATGTCTGGGGTGACTTTAGCTACTCTGACTCATACTCGAACAGAATAAGAGGCTGGAGTTGGAGGACATGTTGGTGGCACCTAGCAGGAGTAGGAGCTTGTGAGGAGTGTTTCCACACACCACACAGCAGGACTGCAGTTTCTCTACATGCATACCATGTGCAACATTCAGTGGTTTTGTGTTGTATGTTGTGGGAGGGCTGTAAAAACTCTCAGtatgattcaaaacacattttgcTGGGAAAATGAGGGGAGGACAAGGGTTGAGTGGGTTTGGATGTGACAAAAATACACAattttgtaaaaaagaaaaatgaaaagaacgACACTGGAAGGACATTCGGAGCCTGAGTTTTTTCCGGAGGCCATGGATTCCCTGACTGCTCATGTCTTTccattttaatgtttgtttttaaattaaagatATGAGGTGTAAGCTACTCCGAGCTCTGTCATTCATTCATCTCAACGCGCGGTTTATCTTTCAAGACGATTCATTTTGGTGACAGAGCTTTTAAAAAAGCTGAGGGTTCAGTGTGTGCCACTTTAGAAGAATATGGGAATTTTGAGAGAAATGTATTGCAAATTTAATGAAACCCTCTAGCTTAAGTCAGCCCGGGGTCCCCACCTCATATTTCATCATCCCCCACTAGAAAGGCAAATTTATAAGAAGGACAAATCCCCTTTATTAAAAGGgaaagtcatttttatcaaatAACAGTTTCCCTTTGGAATGGGGTTGTGTGTTTAATATAAGGAAATTgtcattaatctttttttttttgctgtttttctctttggACTTTTGaaagtctggaaaaaaaaagtgagcttTACACGCTCGTTCCTCCAACATTAAAGTACTTTAAACTTGTGCCTAAAAAGTTTGTTATTAAGTAAAAGAGCAAACATCACTTGGGTTTGCCTTTTGAGCAACATgctccttaaaaaaaacgtaagaACAAAAATCAGGCTTTATTTGACAGCTTTACTGATAAAATGCATCAGTCTAATCAGACTGATCCATTACAAAGCTGACAAAGCTTATTTGAGAACTGGCTAGGCTTTCATCTAAAAAAGGttttagaaaagaaaaggaaaaacttcACATTCTTACTTGTAATCTGGATTTTCTTGTGACAAATTGTTAAATAACAAATATCTCCTTGAAACATCTCTGCCGAATTACTGTACTACTGTGCGTTTTTAATCTGTACAGATATGATTCAATGAGAAGTGCACAGAATAACATGAACTGACAAAATGCATAGAAATAATTTATTTTGattgttttcctttctcttgcCTTAAAGAGGACATATAATAGAGTAAATATAGTTCAAAGTCTCACATCGGGCCAGTACATAAAAGTATCTGTGGTTTctcatattttcatttatttgttgcACAAAATGAATACATGCTTTACCCTCTTTTAGTGATTTGTTATTCTTTttaaggggaggggggggggggggggggggtgtatagTGAAAGGTTCTGGGTCCACCGGAGGGTTTGTTTTTAAGAAGGTTTGCACAGTGTGTACTGCAGTGTTGGTAGACCAACTGGGAAAAAAACAGAGAGGCCACTTGAAGGTCTACATTTGTGCCAGCCATTTGGATCACAAGGTGTGCACTAAAAGTATGCAGTAATTCCAGCCTTTAATCCTACATCAGATGTGCCAAAGGGCGTACATggttttcacattgttttgcACATATTTAAGCACTTAGAGATGGCAGGTTTTTGTTGGCATATCAACACGACAATCTGAAGCTCGCTTTTACAGAGTAGTATGTCTGTAATTTGTTGCCAAAGATGATATCTGAGGATTTTAGCCCAGCGAATAGAGCTACTGCCCCACTCGCTCACACTGGAGAGcataaaaaaagggacagtggcATGGAATAGGAGGCAAATGAATGCACAAAAGGGTCGCTCTGAACACAACACTGCAACATTTCTTTGATCATTAGTTATCTTAGATGTACAAGTCCATTAGATCCAAAGAGTGACCACTGGTTTCATTAGAGTGCAAATGTGTTGCATTAGGTGACGCTCACCATTTCATATGACTCCCTTTTTTATCCCTATACCAGAGAAGAAACCAAAGTTGTTTGCTGTTACAAATGTTTTTACAGGAAAACTATGTCTACATGGCTAGGCTTTTTGTATACTAAGTCTTGAACAATCCACAGAATACATTTACCTCAGAAACACTCCTTTCTTTGAATACCTTTGACAGTCTTTTACAAACTGCCTTGACAGACAAAGGGTGCTTTTCACATAATCTTTCATTAGGGGTGGAATGAGATATGGAAAACACTGGTGTGGCCTCTATGCCTCACTTCTGCCTTCAAATGTATCATttcttgcaaatacattttgaGCGGCAAGTCTGTGAGATTTATTACAGTGACACCGACTCCGGAGGTGACTGTGCTTTTATGGAAATGGAGGATGGTGACTTTTACTAATCACAATTAGTTGTGAGGTAAGTATCACTATTTGGAGGCAGGTCTGAGTGAAGTCCATTGACCTATGAACAACAAATCACACCCTGTGCTGTGTCATTATTACAATAACACTTTTCCTCAGGATGACAATGCCTGTTGTTTAGTCATGACTTGTTCATTTCCAGGCTATGGGAACTATGTGAAAAAGCATCCTGTAGCCTACATCATTAACTTTGTTGGGCTAACAATTTAGAAAAGAAAATTTGCAAAAGGAAGGACAAGCCAATAACTAGTAATTGACCTGaagcacaaaagaaaaagacatttctATGAATCATATTAATTGATTTAAATATTCAGAACCTCATTCATATTCTGTCCTAAATGTATCAACTTCAAACTGCAAATTGGCAGCGTTATTTGTTTCGCTCTTCCGGTGCTCTCCCTCAATGGGAGGAGCCGAGCAGCAAATATCGCTGAGTCATAGTGACGTCACTCCGCTCCGCCCGGAGGCGTCACATGTGTGAAACCAGGAGGGCGTTCATAGGTACAACACAGCACAACTCTGGAAACCAGCGGTCTTCTTCAACAAGTACGACTTGCACCGGGTCACCACGCTGTCATTCCGTCTGGGAGCTGCACTCTAAAGTTGTTGTTTACTGAGCCGAGGGTTCAATACAATCAACTGGTTTGTTATCGACTCACGCCCGAGCTTTACCGCTAACAAGACATTAGCAAGTGATGAACAGGGGCCTGTCTCTTCTGGATGGCCAGCTAAGGTTACCGACCGGGCACGCCGCTTAAACAGCACGAAGAGACTCTGCGTTCTGCCCGTGACCTCCTCCTACAGCGCACTAAGGACCCAGACTCTTGACATTTGTTTGGGGCGAGACTTCATGCTAGCTCCCCACGAGTTGGACAGACTAGCTAGGCAGCTAACGCTCGGAGTGCAGTTTGCGGGTTTAGAAGCGGCCACCAGCTGTCAGTTGACGCCTCCATCCTGTCAGCGAGATGGGTTTACTGTCACAAGGGTCTCCGCTGAACTGGGAAGAAACCAGGAAGTATGCTGACCACATCCGAAAGCACGGCATCATCCAGTTCGTCAACATCTACAACAAGGTCAAGGAGCGCCAGAAAGATGTGTTGAAATGGGGCGACGAGGTGAGAAAGTTTCTTTTTGCGTTGAAACTGAGTCAGCATGTGGACAGTGCTGTCAGAGACTGCATCTGTGATGATTGTTGTGGATGATGCAAAAAGGCTCTTTAACTGACGCTGCAGCTTAGTTAATAATTATACTCTCACTCAAATGAACCTGAAACCTTCAGCATATGTATACAGAAACAGTATTAAAGGTTCAGTGTTTGTCATCTTTccttcacattaaaaaaaaaagataaataaatcagcTGCATGTACAGTGAGCTAAAAGTCTCACTTGTTGATACATGTTGCAGAGGGACCCATGCCTTTTAAAATGAGACCAGCTTAGCCTCTTGTATAAGGCTGCATTACAGGAGGTCTTAACGTCTTTACCGGAAAAATCCAAATATTTGTCATTTTGACATTTGTTCAATTGATATTGTTGCTATAACCACAAAGAAAAAATTGTTGGTTGTCTCACAACATAGCGCGGGTTCCTAGTAACCGATTATGGCTCACACAGTGCTGACAATCCTTCGGTGGAAACCTGTTTGTTGAGTGAAGGGCAGCACAATGTCTCCTGTGCAGCATAATAAGCTCCACAGGCTTTGCTGTTTGATTTAAAACTGGTCCTCAAAACCTCAGCGCACTACAGCTTAAGCAGAAAGTTTTGATTTCAAACGATGCGGAATGCTGTTGTCGCAGATTAATCCCCCTTTCAGACAGGGGATTTGCAGCACAGCAGAGTCAGAGTCAAGGAAACATAGCCGATGAGTTGGAACTGATGTGGCGGCGTCCCAgtctgattctttttttttttctttttttttttgaaaaactcTACTCGCCGTTTGCGCACGGTCTCacgttttcctttcttttcttctttctcaacCTTTTCAGGTTGAGTACATGTTGGTGGAACTGGACGACAAGGACGAGAAGGTTCGACTCGTGCTGAACGGTGGAGATGTTTTGGAGACTCTACAAGAACAGGGGGAAAACATCAACCCCAAGTAGGTTGTCACCGCCAAGCACATAAGATGCTCTACTCAATATGTCTGAAAGCCGTACATATGTGCGCCAACATGTTATCGGGAATTTTAATCTTGGCAGCTTTTAAGGGAGTGCATGATGCCCTTAAAGACCCCGTTTCTTTAGGCTCCTTTCAGGTACGGAACGCTTGGACCGCCTGTCGGGTGAGGTGGGAAGTTTTTTAAGAGTCAAAGTTCAAGTTGCAACAGCAACGGTTGTATAAAGTATGTCAATGAGATCAGTTGACAATCTTCCTTTTCTGCATTCTAAAGTTATTCTAATGTTATTCACCTCACAGCGATGAGCTCAGTTGTTGTCATCTTTGGACATAGCTCTGCGGATCTGCCCCATTCGGTAATGGACTTTCAGCGTATGTTATGTTTCACTTCGCTCTGTGCTGGGAAACCGGGTATTTGCATAGTTTAGACGCTGCTGCTATTTATTCGTTAACATAGAGATGCGATCTGTTTGATACCTCCACAATGTGGACCGTTTACcacattaaagtgatactccggagtagattcaacctggggtcatttgaaccgtgatatccagccaagtagcccacccgcagttttttcgatattggctgaacatcagctgagttactgagttatcccgaatagcttcgtacaagggttaatggatcctggtccgtatctccaaaattaccacactaaaatcacatgccatgacaccaaacttctacagtagtacaaatatggtctgtattcaccaaacgatgcatttggaagtttgaaaatagtccaggagtttattattatcaacacaagcctgatagcgtctctgcagctaaagctgcgtcgacgtcacttcagggagctgggagcttcaaagtaagatgagggttgatctactactgtagacaacaaagcaaggctgctcaatttctccattgataaaataatttcacaactctacaacttaaaaaaacatgtagaatatagcatatactttgttgtctacagtagtagatcaaccttcatcttactttgaagctctctgaagtgacgtcgacgcagctttagctgcagagaagctatcaggcttgtgttgataataataaactcctggactattttcaaacttccaaatacatcgtttggtgagtacagaccatatttgtactactgtagaagtttggtgtcatggcatgtgattttagtgtggtaattttggagatactgccaggatccattaacccttgtacgaagctattcgggataactcagtaactcagctgatgttcagccaatatcgaaaaaactgcgggtgggctacttggctggatatcacggttcaaatgaccccaggttgaatctactccggagtatcactttaaaaccGGGTAGATTGAAAGGgtcaaagctttaaaaaaactaaaaaaacaaagattctGCCAATTACTTTACAAAGTCACGCAATTAGCACATTTAAATGCGTCTTTGTGCAAAGTTTCCTATGATCTCAGAACGTTTGCGCCTGAGGTTCTGTCAGGCGACGACAAAGTCATGGACAGAGCTCTCGGTTAggttttggaaaaaaacaacaacttgaaaATCTATTTTTAGAAAACAGAATACGGCACCACAACAGACGGAGCATCAGAAGCCATGACCTCCAGTGTACCTGAAACTTTACGTGTTACAACTTACTATCACGCAAGCGCACCTATAAGACGTATCCTTCCTTTCTCCAAAGCCCTCTTCACATATTAGGCTCCGCGTGAGAGACTCTTGGAACAGCGAATGTTTGCCGTGCCTGCTTTCGGAGTCCCAGCCTTAAAGCGACCCAGTGATAAAACTACACCTGACTTCATTTTCAAagtatttgtgtttgttttaatgtaTATTTAAGAGATTTTAAAACTAAACAAACCGGTAAAAGGAGTGAATCGATTTGTCCTTTAGGCAAAGGAGAACTCCAAAAAAGTAAAGGTTATGCAGATTTAACTAGCCTGAATGATATTTCCTGGGAGTGACACAACTTTAACGAAAGGAAATGCGCTGCAGGGGCTGTAAATGTGTTTGTTCAGGCTCTGTTATGCTTGCCCACTGCTATTGACGTCGATCTAAATCCGTGTGGCCAACTTCACCCGGGGAAAAGGCCAGTGACAATAGTAGAGCCCATGCATTCCTCATTACTGCCCCTCTGTCGCACACACCAAAGAGCACGCTCCGAAGCACAAATACGTCTCGTTCGTTCGCCCTCCCGGGATTACGGCTGTCATATACGAACACGAGAGCAGTTGTTTATTTAATCCGAGAGGTCACCGTGATACTGAGTGTTCTTCCCGGTTCAAATATCAAATGAAATTAAACGTTTTCACAGCACGCTTTGTGTTTCTGCAGTCACCCGACACTTTGGAGACCAGAGTACGGCAGCTACATGATCGAGGGGACTCCAGGGCAACCGTACGGCGGGACCATGTCGGAGTTTAACACCGTGGAGGGCAACATGGGGAAGAGACGCCGAGAGGCGTCGGCGGTCCTCAACCTCAACGAAACCCTCTGCACCATCACCGCGTTTCCAAGGTGCTTTGGTTCACGCCAATCAAATGTTTCAGCCCCCTTTAACGAATTTCTCATGGGTTGTAGCTGTGGGCGGTAACGTTAAAGTTAAATATGTTGTCTCTGAAACTGCGACTTATTGTATTTACATTTTGAGCTTTTGAGCTTTTGACTAGTGCATAAGATTAATGGGGCAGCAGAGTTGATACTTTCAGATTCTTTCACTTCACAAATTTTTTATCCGGCTCAAATTTTGAATATTTCTTCACGCTCCTACAAAACAATGAATCGTTTTACTGTTGAAATAATTGGCCGATTGGTTCATAATTAAAAGCAACTCTTTGTTGAAGTCCAGtaagagttttgttttttttgttttacatctTGAATCCTTGTTTAGGTTAGGTTGTCCAGGTTTCACCCAACCGGAATACCGGCCGACTCCCGTTGAAAAGGGAGTGTCAAAATCCCTCTTCTTTCCAGATGAAGCCATCAACAGGCACCCAAGATTCAGGTAGGCTtcatgaatttgcttgtttttaattttgttctatcaatATTTAATGAAAGAACATTTAATGATAGAATATTTAATGATACCTGTTttaggttgttgtttttttttagacaccCTGAAATGTATTATTACTGATAACCGAGTCCTTTCATTTGCTTTTCAGCACGCTTACCAGGAACATACGTCACAGAAGAGGAGAGAAAGTTGCAATAAACGTGCCCAGTAAGTTTGATAATTGAACAACCAAATagttttttctttagaaaaatGCACATTTAAAGTTCCCTGCAGCGTTCCATATCCGCATtacttttgtttcatttcaatGGGTTTCATTTGCCTCTCATCCCACTGATGGGATGTATGAAATTCTGACCGCATTGCTCTTCCCGTTTCAGTCTTCAAAGACAAGTGCACTGCATCTCCCTTTGTGGAGGAGTTTCCCGAGGATGACGGGGAAGCAGCGAGGGCAGCTCTGCCTGACCATATCTACATGGACGCCATGGGGTTTGGCATGGGCAACTGCTGCCTGCAGGTACAGCAGGGCCTGTCCCgagctttgtgtttttctttgttctttgacGCGAATGAGACTGTGTAACCTGGACTGTGGTGATCTTTGTTTGACTGTAGATCAACAATCCTAATtggtgatttataaatgtacttcaGCCTCATTTACGCTGTTTTGCAGGTGACATTCCAGGCTTGTAGCATCGATGAGGCCAGATATCTTTACGACCAACTAGCAACATTCTGCCCCATTGTGGTGAGTGGATGGATGAAGCGCATGTTTCCTACTTTATTCAACTAACTTCCCTCTCAAAGTTGTGATGACGCTATGGACATCTGCAGCAAAAAGagatttttctcttcttttttttttttttttaaatgcagaatCCCTTATATTTTTTGTTATCAAACTCTATGAAATAACACTTGAAAAACAACCTCATTGCGGTACAGATTGTACAAATATATAGATAATATGAATACAGCTGTCCGTACTCGGTATAAGCCAATATATCCAGACTTTAACCACGACAGCTGAGTTTTCCATTATCAAGAGTCGGTGCGGCTGTAATACTGTAATAAGGCAGGTTGCTCCCAGTTCAGCAGTGTTAATAGAAAAACCAAACGCTTTATACTGTGACTCTAGAGCAAAAGAGCTGCTTCTGTGGTGGGCTGGGGCCGCAACTATGGAGACCAACCTGTCCCACTTAAATGTTGTGATCTGGGGACAGCCAGTGTAATGTTCAGTCCGCTTAATTCAAGATGGAACagtactttgaaaaaaaaaaatttaaaataaggaaggaaggaagaggtGAAGTTGAAGTGTTTGTTTTATACGACCAGCTGGCATTTAAAGGTCCTGCTTGAAACAGTCTGTATGAATCCTCTCGTGAGTACCAttcaaagggggggggggggagagataCCGGTGTGTTATGAGAATATCTCTTTGGTGCTGTTGATACTTTACACTGTCCTCTTTCATGCTTTTCCCGTGTTTTTCCTAAAATTGGCTTTCACTGAGTCCAATTTCTTCACCCCGTGCAGATGGCGTTGAGCGCCGCCTCGCCTTTCTACAGAGGTTACGTGTCGGATAACGATTGCCGCTGGGGAGTCATTTCGGCGTCGGTGGACGACAGGACACAGGAGGAACGCGGGCTGAAGGTGAGCAGGAGGAGCCGAGAGCACCACAGCACACCAAtaggatggatgaatggatgaaacTTGCAGAACATTCAAAGTCATTtttgtcattaaaaagaaattaaagtcAACAAAGAGTGGATAAGGATGTCTTAGTGGGCTTGTAGTGTCTTTAGAATAGTTTGATACAATGCTGTGTGTCTACTCGGAGACTATTACGGTCAGTATGTCGCCTCTGCAGAACACAGCCAATCAGCCAATCAATAATCACGTCCTCACACATTCCTGAGGGTGACGGAAAAGCCCAGCACACGAAGGTGTCGTTTTTCAGCAGTTTTACACTGACCAGAGGTTCGCATCAGTAATGCAAAGTCATCCGTTTTTTTTACTGAGCTTTTGAGGCATTTATTAGTTTAGTTTAATATTTGAATTAGTTTAATGCAAAATACACAAATCTGTCAAAGCTCAGATGGTTTTGTTTGGAATCATAACCTAGTCTTGCATTTTTAGGTGCATCTGTTGTACATCTTTGACTTGCTCTCATTTAGTTCCCAAACTTTCGAATTCTTTATTCACGCTCTGCTCTTGTTGAAAACTGCGAATAAAACGTGATGCCTGTGAGGATTTGTTGGAGTTTTTGTCAAGTTGTGACTTTTATAGATGTCCAAATAGGATTCTTTCCCATTGActccctatttttttttaagtaaaataaGTTCAAAATACTAAATTAGCATTACTGTTATATCCTCTATAGGCGAGCGGGTTTACATGTGTTGATTCATTCGTACAGAAGTCAGTGGAGGGCGcacatattttttgtttgttttgttgttgagctTCTACAAAGCCCTTAACCTGGTTTTCCTCAGATAAAAGCCCCTCTTGCTTGACATCACTGTAAAAATAAACGTGCTCTTGtgtattttacatttgttttgcagccgctgaacaacaacaaatacagGATCTTCAAGTCGAGGTACGACTCGATCGACAGCTACCTGTCCAGCTGCGGTGAGAAGTACAACGACATCGATTTGACGATAGACGAGGAGATCTACAAGCAGCTGCTCGATGCAGGTACCGATGTGTAAAATGCGCACGAGTTAGACAAACTCCAAATCACCCGATCACCACTCGCACCACCACACCTAAATGCTCGAACGGTGGCCGGACATGAAGCGATGAATCCGTTTGTGTCGACAGGGATCGACAAGCTTCTGGCTCAGCACATTGCTCACCTCTTCATTCGAGACCCGCTCTCGGTCTTCGAGGAGAAAATCCACTTGGATGATGAAAACGAGTCGGATCACTTTGAGGTGAGGATCACTGTGCTCCGTGTACAGTTTCCTATAAGAACGCAAACGGTTTGTACAAAGGAAATGACACACGGGCAGCTTCAGTAGATGTGAGTTTTCATTCGAACTGCCCGCAGAACCTCCAGTCGACCAACTGGCAGACGATGCGGTTTAAACCTCCACCGCCCAACTCTGATATCGGATGGAGAGTTGAGTTCCGCCCCATGGAGGTACTTGACGTCTATGAAAGTTGTTGGCAGATTTTCTATGCACTATCATTTCCTATTGAGTtaaaattttgttttgtttttgcttctcAGGTGCAGCTGACAGACTTTGAAAACGCTGCATATGTGGTCTTTGTGGTCCTGCTCACCAGAGTGATCCTGTCCTACAAACTGGACTTCTTAATTCCGTTGTCAAAAGTAAATTCAGCC
This window harbors:
- the klhl31 gene encoding kelch-like protein 31, with translation MAPKKNKTTKKNKGDINDIMVESSPINKINGLNTLIEGGNGFSCISTEVNDSVYAPNLLEGLSTMRQESFLCDLTVSTSSKSFDVHKVVMASCSEYIRNILKKDSTLQKIDLNDLSPVGLATAITYAYSGKLTLSLYSIGSTIAAAMLLQINTLVKMCSDFLMQELSVENCMYVANIAEAYNLKETKGAAQKFMRENFIEFSEMEQFLKLTYEQISEFLSDESLHLPSEITAFQIAMKWLDFDEKRLKYAADLLTHIRFGTISAQDLVNHVQSVPRMMQDSECHRLLVDAMNYHLLPYQQNILQSRRTKVRGGLKVILTVGGRPALTEKSLSKDVLYRDEDNVWNKLTEMPAKSFNQCVAVLDGFLYVAGGEDQNDARNQAKHAVSNFCRYDPRFNTWIHLNNMIQRRTHFSLNIFNGLLFAIGGRNADGVQDSMECYVPSSNQWQMKAPMEVPRCCHGSSVIDGKILVTGGYINNAYSRAVCSYDPSTDTWQDKSSLSTPRGWHCGATIGDRAYVIGGSQLGGRGERVDVLVAESYNPHNGQWSYCAPLHTGVSTAGISTLNSKIYLLGGWNEGEKKYKKCIQVYNPDLNEWTEDDELPEATVGISCCVVTIPTRKTRESRASSASSAPVSI
- the gclc gene encoding glutamate--cysteine ligase catalytic subunit, with protein sequence MGLLSQGSPLNWEETRKYADHIRKHGIIQFVNIYNKVKERQKDVLKWGDEVEYMLVELDDKDEKVRLVLNGGDVLETLQEQGENINPNHPTLWRPEYGSYMIEGTPGQPYGGTMSEFNTVEGNMGKRRREASAVLNLNETLCTITAFPRLGCPGFTQPEYRPTPVEKGVSKSLFFPDEAINRHPRFSTLTRNIRHRRGEKVAINVPIFKDKCTASPFVEEFPEDDGEAARAALPDHIYMDAMGFGMGNCCLQVTFQACSIDEARYLYDQLATFCPIVMALSAASPFYRGYVSDNDCRWGVISASVDDRTQEERGLKPLNNNKYRIFKSRYDSIDSYLSSCGEKYNDIDLTIDEEIYKQLLDAGIDKLLAQHIAHLFIRDPLSVFEEKIHLDDENESDHFENLQSTNWQTMRFKPPPPNSDIGWRVEFRPMEVQLTDFENAAYVVFVVLLTRVILSYKLDFLIPLSKVDENMKVAQKRNAVQEGMFYFRKDIFKGCNPVFDGTASAQNGLDTDGGNEDYTLMSIDTIINGKEGVFQGLIPILNCYLENMEVDVDTRCTILNYLKLIKKRASGELMTMAKWMRDFVAKHPQYKQDSIITDKINYDLFRKCDRVAKGEEQCPELIGNPVNKFK